In the genome of Burkholderia diffusa, one region contains:
- the livG gene encoding high-affinity branched-chain amino acid ABC transporter ATP-binding protein LivG, whose protein sequence is MSANAELLKVAGLQMRFGGLLAVDGIDFDVRRNEVFAIIGPNGAGKTTVFNCVGGFYKPTGGDVVLDGHAIAGLPSHKIALKGLVRTFQNIRLFKSLTVVENLLVAQHRKVKSGMLHGLFATPAYRRAEKEALERAAVWLERMGLTSVANRPAGTLSYGHQRRLEIARCMITEPRLLMLDEPAAGLNPQEKIELQHLIDKLRREFGVSVLLIEHDMSLVMGVSDRILVMEHGRPIVIGTPEAVRNDPRVIKAYLGEE, encoded by the coding sequence ATGAGCGCGAATGCAGAATTGTTGAAGGTCGCCGGGCTGCAGATGCGCTTCGGCGGATTGCTCGCGGTCGACGGCATCGATTTCGACGTGCGCCGCAACGAGGTGTTTGCGATCATCGGGCCGAACGGCGCGGGCAAGACCACGGTGTTCAACTGCGTCGGCGGCTTCTACAAGCCGACCGGCGGCGACGTCGTGCTCGACGGTCACGCGATCGCGGGGCTGCCTAGCCACAAGATCGCGTTGAAGGGTCTCGTGCGCACGTTCCAGAACATCCGCCTGTTCAAGTCGCTGACGGTCGTCGAGAACCTGCTCGTCGCGCAGCATCGCAAGGTGAAGTCGGGGATGCTGCACGGCCTGTTCGCGACCCCCGCGTATCGTCGTGCGGAGAAGGAAGCACTCGAACGCGCGGCCGTATGGCTCGAACGGATGGGCCTGACGTCGGTCGCGAACCGGCCGGCCGGCACGCTGTCGTACGGGCACCAGCGGCGCCTGGAGATCGCGCGCTGCATGATCACCGAGCCGCGCCTGCTGATGCTGGACGAGCCGGCGGCCGGTCTCAACCCGCAGGAAAAGATCGAGCTGCAGCACCTGATCGACAAGCTGCGCCGCGAGTTCGGCGTATCGGTGCTGCTGATCGAACACGACATGAGCCTCGTGATGGGCGTGTCGGACCGCATCCTCGTGATGGAGCACGGCCGGCCGATCGTGATCGGCACGCCGGAAGCGGTCCGCAACGACCCGCGCGTGATCAAGGCGTATCTGGGGGAAGAGTGA
- a CDS encoding high-affinity branched-chain amino acid ABC transporter permease LivM has translation MSQVISVRRPAADASIGQALKNAAAAALLTAILTIPVLGLQLKLDGYQVVLTPHWRPVWIAVAAVFLFQLFKPWLVRAKSVVKLPSMPAMGAQQQRAIIWVLLAVGLVWPFFGSRGAVDVATLALIYVILGLGLNIVVGFAGLLDLGYVGFYAVGGYTYAMLNQYFGLSFWECLPIAAIASATFGFLLGFPVLRLRGDYLAIVTLGFGEIIRLLANNLTSLTGGPDGISSIPKPTVFGFEMARSASVEGAKTFHELIGLEYSGEHMVIFLYLIALVLVGFTLFVTSRLIRMPMGRAWEALRDDEIACRSLGLNPTRIKLSAFTLGAAFAGIGGAFFAARQGLVNPESFTFIESALILAIVVLGGMGSQLGVILAAILLTVLPEVARGFAEYRMLIFGLVMVLMMMWRPQGLLPASRPHVELPQ, from the coding sequence ATGAGTCAAGTCATTTCCGTTCGCCGCCCGGCCGCCGACGCGTCGATCGGCCAGGCGTTGAAGAATGCCGCGGCCGCCGCGCTGCTGACGGCGATCCTCACGATTCCGGTGCTCGGCCTGCAGCTGAAGCTCGACGGCTATCAGGTGGTGCTCACGCCGCACTGGCGGCCGGTGTGGATCGCGGTCGCGGCCGTGTTCCTGTTCCAGCTGTTCAAGCCGTGGCTCGTGCGCGCGAAATCCGTGGTGAAGCTGCCGTCGATGCCCGCGATGGGCGCGCAGCAGCAGCGCGCGATCATCTGGGTGCTGCTCGCGGTCGGGCTCGTGTGGCCGTTCTTCGGCTCGCGCGGTGCCGTGGACGTCGCGACGCTCGCGCTGATCTACGTGATCCTCGGCCTCGGGCTGAACATCGTGGTCGGTTTCGCGGGGCTGCTCGATCTCGGCTACGTCGGGTTCTATGCGGTCGGCGGCTATACGTACGCGATGCTGAACCAGTATTTCGGGCTGTCGTTCTGGGAGTGTCTGCCGATCGCGGCGATTGCCTCCGCGACGTTCGGCTTCCTGCTCGGCTTCCCGGTGCTGCGCCTGCGCGGCGACTATCTCGCGATCGTCACGCTCGGCTTCGGCGAAATCATTCGCCTGCTCGCGAACAACCTGACGAGCCTCACCGGCGGCCCGGACGGCATCTCGAGCATTCCGAAGCCGACGGTGTTCGGCTTCGAGATGGCGCGCTCGGCGAGCGTCGAGGGCGCGAAGACGTTCCATGAACTGATCGGGCTGGAATACAGCGGCGAGCACATGGTGATCTTCCTGTACCTGATCGCGCTGGTGCTGGTCGGCTTCACGCTGTTCGTGACGAGCCGCCTGATCCGCATGCCGATGGGCCGCGCATGGGAAGCGCTGCGCGACGACGAGATCGCATGCCGTTCGCTGGGGCTGAACCCGACGCGCATCAAGCTGTCGGCGTTCACGCTTGGCGCGGCGTTCGCGGGCATTGGCGGCGCGTTCTTCGCGGCGCGTCAGGGCCTCGTGAATCCTGAATCGTTCACCTTCATCGAATCGGCGCTGATCCTTGCGATCGTCGTGCTCGGCGGGATGGGTTCGCAGCTTGGCGTGATTCTCGCGGCGATCCTGCTGACCGTGCTGCCGGAAGTCGCGCGCGGCTTCGCCGAGTACCGGATGCTGATCTTCGGCCTGGTGATGGTGTTGATGATGATGTGGCGTCCGCAGGGCTTGTTGCCCGCGAGCCGTCCTCACGTGGAGCTGCCGCAATGA
- the livH gene encoding high-affinity branched-chain amino acid ABC transporter permease LivH, with the protein MTDFFPQFAQQLVNGLTLGAIYALIAIGYSMVYGIIGMINFAHGEIYMIGAYVGLVTLTAIGISAGYPLPLVLGAALIVSVIVTGLYGFAVERVAYRPLRGGPRLVPLISAIGMSIFLQNYVQIGQGARDVSVPVLISGAFDIHLGGDYDVTIPYARLLIVCVTLVLMIALTLFISHSRMGRACRACAEDMKMANLLGIDTNRVISFTFVLGAMLAAVGGVLIGLTIGKLNPYIGFVAGIKAFTAAVLGGIGSIPGAMLGGVLLGLAETFAAGYMPAEYKDVVAFGLLVLILLFRPTGLLGKSDIEKV; encoded by the coding sequence ATGACTGACTTCTTTCCTCAATTCGCCCAGCAGCTGGTCAACGGCCTGACGCTGGGTGCGATCTATGCGTTGATCGCCATCGGCTATTCGATGGTCTACGGCATCATCGGCATGATCAACTTCGCCCACGGCGAGATCTACATGATCGGCGCGTACGTGGGCCTCGTGACCCTCACGGCCATCGGCATCTCCGCCGGCTATCCGCTGCCGCTCGTGCTCGGCGCCGCACTGATCGTGTCGGTGATCGTCACCGGCCTGTACGGCTTCGCGGTCGAGCGCGTCGCGTATCGCCCGCTGCGCGGTGGCCCCCGCCTCGTGCCGCTGATTTCCGCGATCGGCATGTCGATCTTCCTGCAGAACTACGTGCAGATCGGCCAGGGTGCGCGCGACGTGTCCGTGCCGGTGCTGATCTCCGGCGCATTCGACATCCACCTCGGCGGCGACTACGACGTGACGATTCCGTATGCGCGTCTGCTGATCGTCTGCGTGACGCTCGTGCTGATGATCGCGCTCACGCTGTTCATCTCGCATTCGCGGATGGGCCGTGCGTGCCGCGCGTGCGCCGAGGACATGAAGATGGCGAACCTGCTCGGCATCGACACGAATCGCGTGATCTCGTTCACGTTCGTGCTCGGCGCGATGCTGGCGGCCGTCGGCGGCGTGCTGATCGGATTGACGATCGGCAAGCTGAATCCGTACATCGGCTTCGTCGCGGGCATCAAGGCGTTCACCGCCGCGGTGCTGGGCGGGATCGGCAGCATTCCGGGCGCGATGCTCGGCGGCGTGCTGCTGGGCCTCGCCGAAACCTTCGCCGCAGGCTACATGCCGGCCGAGTACAAGGACGTCGTCGCGTTCGGCCTGCTCGTGCTGATCCTGCTCTTCCGCCCGACCGGCCTGCTCGGCAAGTCGGACATCGAAAAGGTTTGA
- a CDS encoding branched-chain amino acid ABC transporter substrate-binding protein has translation MTLSRLTSISVAAVLFAAGAAAAQAETVKIAIAGPMSGSVAQYGDMVKAGALTAIEQINAAGGAGGNKFEVVQMDDACEPKQAVAVANKIVSQKIKYVIGHVCSGSTIPASDIYENEGIVMVTPSATAPQLTEGKKRHFIFRTIGRDDQQGPAAAHYIINNVKPKKVAVLHDKQSYGQGIASSVKKDLEAAKIPVVLFEGINAGDSDYSAIITKLKSQGVDFVYFGGYHPEMGLLMRQAREQGVKATFMGPEGVGNKDVTAIAGPASEGMLVTLPADFSADPANAALVKAFADKKRDPNGPFQMPAYAAVKIIADAIAGAKTTDPTKVAAYMHKTTFDTPIGKVAYDAQGDLKAFKFVVYTWHKDATKTAAK, from the coding sequence ATGACGCTGTCCCGTCTTACGTCCATTTCCGTCGCCGCCGTGCTGTTCGCCGCCGGCGCCGCCGCCGCGCAAGCGGAAACCGTGAAGATCGCCATCGCTGGTCCGATGAGCGGCTCGGTCGCCCAATACGGCGACATGGTGAAGGCCGGCGCGCTGACCGCGATCGAACAGATCAACGCGGCCGGCGGTGCGGGCGGCAACAAGTTCGAAGTCGTGCAGATGGACGACGCATGCGAACCGAAGCAGGCCGTCGCCGTCGCGAACAAGATCGTCAGCCAGAAGATCAAGTACGTGATCGGCCACGTGTGCTCGGGTTCGACGATCCCCGCATCCGACATCTACGAAAACGAAGGCATCGTGATGGTCACGCCGTCGGCCACGGCGCCGCAGCTGACGGAAGGCAAGAAGCGCCACTTCATCTTCCGCACGATCGGCCGTGACGACCAGCAAGGCCCGGCCGCCGCGCACTACATCATCAACAACGTGAAGCCGAAGAAGGTCGCGGTCCTGCATGACAAGCAGTCGTACGGCCAGGGCATCGCGTCGTCGGTGAAGAAGGACCTCGAAGCCGCGAAAATCCCGGTCGTCCTGTTCGAAGGCATCAACGCCGGCGATTCGGACTACTCCGCGATCATCACGAAGCTGAAGTCGCAAGGCGTCGACTTCGTGTACTTCGGCGGCTATCACCCGGAAATGGGCCTGCTGATGCGCCAGGCGCGCGAGCAGGGCGTGAAGGCCACGTTCATGGGGCCTGAAGGCGTGGGCAACAAGGACGTGACGGCGATCGCCGGCCCGGCTTCGGAAGGCATGCTGGTCACGCTGCCGGCCGACTTCTCGGCCGATCCTGCCAACGCAGCGCTCGTGAAGGCATTCGCGGACAAGAAGCGCGACCCGAACGGCCCGTTCCAGATGCCGGCGTACGCGGCGGTGAAGATCATCGCCGACGCGATCGCGGGCGCGAAGACGACCGACCCGACGAAGGTTGCCGCGTACATGCACAAGACGACGTTCGACACGCCGATCGGCAAGGTCGCGTATGACGCACAGGGCGACCTGAAGGCGTTCAAGTTCGTCGTCTACACGTGGCACAAGGACGCGACGAAGACCGCCGCCAAGTAA
- a CDS encoding OmpA family protein: MDDALPVSIGRMCVASAVLLCLLLGGCKTPPLHRGLTQTQVTALKSAGFQETEQGFEFGSTGPILFDFDRYNLKPDVRRIVERIGRTLRSAGINGVRVYGYSDEEGDAAYDLELSRRRAEVVAIELADVGLDGKRIAVVAKGKNDPVGDNRTPAGRAQNRRAAIVVSPR; encoded by the coding sequence ATGGATGACGCGTTGCCTGTGAGCATTGGGAGGATGTGCGTCGCGAGCGCGGTGCTTCTATGCCTGCTGCTTGGCGGATGCAAGACGCCGCCGCTTCATCGGGGGCTCACGCAGACACAGGTTACGGCGCTGAAGTCGGCCGGCTTCCAGGAGACCGAGCAGGGGTTCGAGTTCGGGTCGACCGGGCCGATTCTGTTCGATTTCGACCGGTACAACCTCAAGCCGGATGTCAGGCGGATCGTCGAGCGAATCGGCAGGACGTTGAGGTCGGCGGGGATCAACGGGGTGCGGGTGTACGGCTACTCCGACGAGGAAGGGGACGCTGCCTACGATCTCGAGTTGTCCCGGCGGCGGGCGGAGGTGGTGGCGATCGAGCTTGCGGATGTCGGGCTGGACGGGAAGCGGATCGCGGTGGTGGCGAAGGGGAAGAATGATCCGGTGGGCGATAACCGGACGCCGGCCGGGCGCGCGCAGAATCGGCGGGCGGCGATTGTGGTTTCGCCGAGGTGA
- a CDS encoding diguanylate cyclase domain-containing protein → MTRSAPSISPSRVSRPTLQSVLRRAHFRLAFVAVAMAAVSLIVVAVIALRAYAGNNLNLLARSLGYTVEAALVFGDRVAANEAIAMIANDEDVAQVVVTDGRGQLFATWKLPAEGRIARLERDVATLALPGPVSAPVMHDGIVIGQVIVRGRGHQFFGFLIGSIGGILGGLAVSVLGAYVSSKRLLRNIVAPLRALAGVAHAVRRERAFARRVEPVAIAELNDLGDDFNALLDEFEDWQNTLRDENASLEHKATHDALTGLPNRVQFESRLSVALCDAVVTGQRVAILYLDCDRFKEINDGLGHDAGDAVLIGVAARLRTQVRETDLVARLGGDEFAVMLTAVRDTDSASRIADEILSGMVPSIELPDGRMVATMMSAGIALYPEHASDASGLLRAADAAMYRAKRARPGSWQLAEGVAGRV, encoded by the coding sequence ATGACACGTTCCGCGCCCTCCATTTCGCCTTCGCGTGTGTCGCGCCCGACGCTGCAGAGCGTGTTGCGCCGCGCCCATTTTCGTCTCGCGTTCGTCGCGGTCGCGATGGCCGCCGTGTCGCTGATCGTCGTCGCCGTGATTGCGTTGCGCGCGTACGCCGGCAACAACCTGAACCTGCTGGCGCGCTCGCTCGGTTACACGGTCGAGGCGGCCCTCGTGTTCGGCGACCGCGTCGCGGCGAACGAGGCGATCGCGATGATCGCCAACGACGAGGACGTCGCGCAGGTGGTGGTCACCGATGGCAGAGGCCAGTTGTTCGCGACGTGGAAACTGCCGGCCGAAGGCCGGATCGCCCGGCTCGAGCGCGACGTCGCCACGCTGGCGCTGCCCGGGCCCGTGAGCGCACCGGTGATGCACGACGGCATCGTCATTGGCCAGGTCATCGTACGCGGTCGCGGGCATCAGTTTTTTGGATTCCTGATCGGCAGCATCGGCGGCATTCTCGGTGGCCTCGCCGTCAGCGTGCTGGGCGCGTATGTCAGCTCGAAGCGTTTGCTGCGCAACATCGTTGCGCCGCTGCGCGCGCTGGCCGGCGTCGCGCACGCCGTGCGGCGCGAGCGCGCATTCGCGCGTCGCGTCGAGCCGGTGGCGATCGCCGAACTGAACGATCTTGGCGACGACTTCAACGCGTTGCTCGACGAATTCGAAGACTGGCAGAACACGCTGCGCGACGAGAACGCGTCGCTCGAACACAAGGCGACGCACGACGCGCTCACGGGGCTGCCCAACCGCGTGCAGTTCGAGTCGCGTCTGTCGGTTGCGCTCTGCGACGCCGTCGTGACGGGCCAGCGCGTCGCCATCCTGTATCTCGACTGCGATCGTTTCAAGGAAATCAACGACGGCCTTGGCCACGATGCGGGCGACGCGGTGCTGATCGGCGTCGCGGCGCGGTTGCGCACGCAGGTGCGCGAGACCGATCTCGTCGCCCGGCTGGGCGGCGATGAATTCGCGGTGATGCTGACGGCCGTGCGCGATACGGACAGCGCGTCCCGGATCGCCGACGAGATCTTGTCCGGCATGGTGCCGTCGATCGAACTGCCCGACGGACGCATGGTGGCCACCATGATGAGTGCCGGGATTGCGCTGTATCCCGAGCATGCGTCCGACGCGAGCGGCTTGCTGCGCGCGGCGGATGCCGCGATGTACCGCGCCAAGCGTGCGCGGCCGGGGTCGTGGCAGCTGGCGGAGGGCGTAGCGGGACGGGTTTGA
- a CDS encoding YfiR family protein: MDASVCAAAASHAAASTPAGAAAIAARMASGRSGRVARLRHAFIAIVCVLSVAPAVPAGAPADTGAPNDAVQLAAAATPVGPTSPAFSSHDSAVRQVVLGIVSFTRWPTTPVRLHLCVTGRPDYAGDLTDTMQAGSTVLDVQRVRVDDPALGLACDVVYLGALGNDERKRVRTALAGHPVLTIAEHDPSCTAGSMFCLTVEGEHVTFDINLDAVARSGVRVHPNVLNLARRTLTP; encoded by the coding sequence ATGGATGCGAGTGTTTGCGCGGCGGCCGCGAGTCATGCGGCCGCATCGACGCCAGCGGGCGCGGCGGCAATCGCCGCACGGATGGCGTCCGGCCGGTCGGGCCGAGTCGCCAGGTTGCGCCACGCGTTCATCGCAATCGTTTGCGTTCTGAGCGTTGCCCCGGCCGTCCCTGCCGGTGCGCCGGCCGATACCGGCGCACCGAACGACGCGGTGCAGCTCGCCGCCGCCGCGACGCCCGTCGGCCCGACCAGCCCCGCCTTTTCGTCACACGACTCCGCCGTGCGCCAGGTCGTGCTCGGCATCGTCAGTTTCACGCGCTGGCCGACGACGCCCGTCCGGCTGCATCTGTGCGTGACGGGCAGGCCCGACTACGCCGGCGACCTGACCGACACGATGCAGGCCGGCTCGACCGTGCTCGACGTGCAGCGCGTCCGCGTCGACGATCCCGCGCTCGGCCTCGCGTGCGACGTCGTGTATCTCGGCGCGCTCGGAAACGATGAGCGAAAGCGGGTGAGAACCGCGCTGGCCGGCCATCCGGTGCTGACCATCGCCGAACACGATCCGTCATGCACCGCGGGCAGCATGTTCTGTCTCACGGTCGAAGGCGAACACGTCACGTTCGACATCAATCTCGATGCCGTCGCGCGCAGCGGCGTGCGCGTGCATCCGAACGTGCTCAATCTCGCGCGGCGGACGCTGACGCCATGA